A region of Streptomyces halobius DNA encodes the following proteins:
- a CDS encoding phosphotransferase — protein sequence MLRSSVVRTAATPDKHALGSLLRRYPGAGEPLSCEPVAEGLLNHGYFLATTRGRYFLKHHLDGNRSAITRQHRATLRLAALGLPVAPPVADPDGRTVTVLDGRCYALHPWVEGRHLGGAALTRGQSRRLGALLGLVHTALEQVMADAPHPPKPPYADAAADPARTFEMIDELLALARGARPRTSFDELAEHRLLERRALLARQAHRRPAAGGEPAAGWVHGDFHPLNVLYRGAEPAAIVDWDRLGVQPRAEEAVRAAAIFFVRPCGTLDLAKVAAYAGAYRSACGAGADELAAAVHRVWWERLNDFWMLTWRYRLGDRRTDPQFPAAAALAVWWTREYAAVRDAFTGCWPG from the coding sequence GTGCTGCGCTCATCTGTAGTCCGGACGGCGGCGACGCCCGACAAGCACGCCCTGGGATCCCTGCTGCGCCGCTACCCCGGCGCCGGGGAGCCGCTGTCGTGCGAACCGGTCGCCGAGGGCCTGCTCAACCACGGCTATTTCCTCGCCACCACCCGCGGCCGCTACTTCCTCAAGCACCACCTCGACGGCAACCGCTCCGCCATCACCCGCCAGCACCGCGCCACCCTCCGGCTCGCCGCCCTCGGCCTGCCGGTCGCCCCGCCGGTCGCCGACCCGGACGGCCGTACCGTCACCGTCCTCGACGGCCGCTGCTACGCGCTGCATCCCTGGGTCGAGGGCCGGCACCTCGGCGGCGCCGCGCTCACCCGCGGCCAGTCCCGCCGGCTCGGGGCCCTGCTCGGACTGGTGCACACCGCCCTGGAGCAGGTCATGGCGGACGCCCCGCACCCGCCGAAGCCGCCGTACGCGGACGCCGCCGCCGATCCCGCGCGGACCTTCGAGATGATCGACGAGCTGCTGGCGCTGGCCCGCGGTGCCCGCCCCCGCACCAGCTTCGACGAGCTCGCCGAGCACCGGCTGCTGGAGCGCCGGGCCCTGCTGGCACGGCAGGCCCACCGGCGCCCCGCGGCCGGCGGCGAACCCGCCGCGGGCTGGGTGCACGGCGATTTCCACCCGCTGAACGTGCTCTACCGGGGCGCGGAGCCGGCCGCGATCGTCGACTGGGACCGGCTGGGCGTCCAGCCCCGCGCCGAGGAGGCGGTACGCGCCGCCGCGATCTTCTTCGTACGCCCCTGCGGCACCCTCGACCTGGCCAAGGTGGCGGCGTACGCGGGCGCCTACCGCAGCGCCTGCGGGGCCGGCGCCGACGAGCTGGCGGCGGCCGTCCACCGGGTCTGGTGGGAACGGCTGAACGACTTCTGGATGCTCACCTGGCGCTACCGCCTGGGCGACCGGCGCACCGATCCGCAGTTCCCGGCGGCGGCCGCGCTGGCGGTGTGGTGGACCAGGGAGTACGCGGCGGTGCGGGACGCGTTCACGGGCTGCTGGCCCGGATGA
- a CDS encoding GntR family transcriptional regulator gives MSPVPAPAHPAPAKQPPAAERVYAHVKDAVLDRRYEGGMLLTEGELAETVGVSRTPVREALLRLEVEGLIKLYPKKGALVLPVSAQEIADVVETRLLVEKHAAAKAVPASEALLDELTELLDTMREQAASGDLAAVSVADRAFHAAIVRSTGNQILDRLYEQLRDRQLRMGVAVMHAHPDRIAKNITEHGEILEALRAGDADAATESVHRHVSWVRNLAQGDVR, from the coding sequence ATGTCGCCCGTACCCGCTCCCGCCCACCCCGCGCCTGCCAAACAGCCCCCCGCCGCCGAGCGGGTCTACGCCCATGTCAAGGACGCCGTCCTGGACCGCCGCTACGAGGGCGGAATGCTGCTCACCGAGGGGGAGCTGGCGGAGACCGTGGGCGTCTCGCGGACACCGGTGCGGGAGGCGCTGCTGCGCCTGGAGGTCGAGGGGCTGATCAAGCTCTACCCGAAGAAGGGCGCACTGGTGCTGCCGGTCTCCGCGCAGGAGATCGCCGATGTCGTCGAGACCCGGCTGCTGGTGGAGAAGCACGCGGCGGCCAAGGCGGTCCCCGCGAGCGAGGCGTTGCTCGACGAGCTCACCGAGCTGCTGGACACCATGCGGGAGCAGGCCGCGTCCGGCGACCTGGCCGCCGTCTCCGTCGCGGACCGGGCCTTCCACGCCGCCATCGTCCGCAGCACCGGCAACCAGATCCTGGACCGGCTCTACGAGCAGCTGCGCGACCGGCAGCTGCGCATGGGCGTCGCCGTCATGCATGCGCACCCCGACCGGATCGCCAAGAACATCACCGAGCACGGGGAGATCCTTGAGGCGCTGCGGGCCGGTGACGCGGACGCGGCGACCGAATCCGTGCACCGGCACGTCAGCTGGGTGCGCAACCTGGCCCAGGGGGACGTGCGGTGA
- a CDS encoding protein kinase domain-containing protein — protein MSQDGAQGPYEGRSVGGGRYQLRDLLGVGGMASVHLAYDTVLDREVAIKTLHTELGREQAFRERFRREAQSVAKLTHTNIVSVFDSGEDELDGGMVPYIIMEYVSGKPLRSELDADIAQHGAMPTEKAMKITADVLAALEASHEMGLVHRDIKPGNVMMTKRNVVKVMDFGIARAMQSGVTSMTQTGMVVGTPQYLSPEQALGRGVDARSDLYSVGIMLFELLTGQLPFDADSPLAIAYAHVQEEPPAPSSINRSVPPAVDALVARALKKNPNERFPTAEAMQDECLRIAGSAQSGATPLIIGEGPKARTSGSSVSSAVFPTASGNPNTPAPPNVQQPYQPTQAAPFGPSTPPPVNNAFPAPAPAPTPFNNGGFQTPAPYTPPPVTASMASTGGPGGPAPRKNNTPVIVVSAIVGVVVVTAIAIGIGLSAGGSSSGDPDDGPAYTRSASPSASTRAVDTISPRIPTTKCTNPDHPYSEPDKIYFPFLRGKNLDSVKACLDAAGWKYKIIEKDDTFSARNYILDQSPRGIDRWDPKSGETVQLTVATGKDPS, from the coding sequence ATGAGCCAGGACGGCGCTCAAGGCCCATACGAGGGCCGTTCGGTCGGCGGAGGACGTTACCAGCTTCGTGATCTTCTCGGGGTCGGCGGAATGGCGTCCGTGCACCTCGCCTATGACACTGTGCTCGATCGCGAGGTCGCGATCAAGACACTGCACACCGAACTCGGGCGCGAGCAGGCATTCCGCGAGCGTTTCCGCCGCGAGGCACAGTCCGTGGCGAAACTCACACACACCAATATCGTCTCGGTCTTCGACTCCGGCGAGGACGAGCTCGATGGCGGCATGGTCCCGTACATCATCATGGAGTACGTCTCCGGAAAGCCGCTGCGCTCGGAGCTCGACGCCGACATCGCCCAGCACGGCGCGATGCCGACGGAAAAGGCGATGAAAATCACCGCCGATGTGCTCGCCGCCCTGGAGGCGAGCCATGAGATGGGCCTGGTCCACCGGGACATCAAGCCGGGCAACGTCATGATGACCAAGCGCAATGTCGTCAAGGTCATGGACTTCGGCATCGCCCGCGCCATGCAGTCCGGCGTGACGTCCATGACGCAGACCGGCATGGTCGTCGGCACCCCGCAGTATCTGTCGCCCGAGCAGGCGCTGGGCCGTGGTGTGGACGCCCGCTCCGACCTCTACTCGGTCGGCATCATGCTCTTCGAGCTGCTGACCGGCCAGCTGCCCTTCGACGCGGACTCCCCGCTCGCCATCGCCTACGCGCACGTCCAGGAGGAGCCGCCGGCCCCGTCGAGCATCAACCGCTCGGTGCCCCCGGCCGTGGACGCCCTGGTGGCCCGCGCGCTGAAGAAGAACCCCAACGAACGGTTTCCGACCGCCGAGGCGATGCAGGACGAATGTCTGCGCATCGCCGGTTCGGCACAGTCGGGGGCGACGCCGCTGATCATCGGCGAGGGCCCGAAGGCGCGCACCAGCGGCTCGTCGGTCTCCTCGGCGGTGTTCCCGACGGCGAGCGGCAATCCGAACACCCCGGCACCGCCGAACGTGCAGCAGCCCTACCAGCCGACGCAGGCGGCCCCCTTCGGCCCCTCGACGCCGCCGCCGGTGAACAACGCCTTCCCGGCGCCCGCGCCGGCGCCCACCCCGTTCAACAACGGCGGCTTCCAGACCCCCGCGCCGTACACCCCGCCGCCCGTGACGGCCTCGATGGCGTCGACCGGTGGCCCCGGCGGCCCCGCGCCGCGCAAGAACAACACCCCGGTGATCGTCGTCTCGGCGATCGTCGGCGTGGTCGTGGTCACCGCGATAGCCATCGGCATCGGCCTGAGCGCCGGCGGCAGCAGCAGCGGCGATCCCGACGACGGCCCGGCGTACACCCGATCCGCCTCGCCGAGCGCGAGCACCCGGGCCGTGGACACCATCTCGCCGCGGATCCCTACGACCAAGTGCACCAATCCGGACCATCCCTACAGCGAGCCGGACAAGATCTACTTCCCGTTCCTCCGGGGCAAGAACCTGGACTCGGTGAAGGCGTGCCTGGACGCCGCGGGCTGGAAGTACAAGATCATCGAGAAGGACGACACCTTCTCCGCCAGGAACTACATCCTGGACCAGTCGCCCCGCGGCATTGACCGGTGGGACCCGAAGAGCGGTGAGACGGTCCAGCTGACCGTCGCCACTGGAAAAGACCCCAGCTGA
- the pdhA gene encoding pyruvate dehydrogenase (acetyl-transferring) E1 component subunit alpha produces MTVEGTAQRNTTRAGSKRTTAKKASPAKKAAQAKAKNTGHTDQAEQDQLVQLLTPEGKRVEHPDYAIDLAPEELRGLYRDMVLTRKFDAEATTLQRQGELGLWASLLGQEAAQIGSGRALRDDDYVFPTYREHGVAWCRGVDPANLLGMFRGVNNGGWDPNSNNFHLYTIVIGSQTLHATGYAMGVQKDGTDSAVIAYFGDGASSQGDVAEAFTFSAVYNAPVVFFCQNNQWAISEPTERQTRVPLYQRARGFGFPGVRVDGNDVLACLAVTKAALERARTGQGPMLIEAFTYRMGAHTTSDDPTRYRADEERLAWEAKDPIRRLRTYLEAEGIVDDAYLAAIDEESEALGKRVRDAVRAMPDPDVMAIFENVYADGHALVDEERAQFAAYQASFADADAVAEGN; encoded by the coding sequence GTGACCGTGGAAGGCACTGCCCAGCGGAATACCACCCGCGCCGGCAGCAAGCGCACCACCGCCAAGAAGGCGTCGCCGGCCAAGAAGGCGGCCCAGGCCAAGGCCAAGAACACCGGCCACACGGACCAGGCGGAGCAGGACCAGCTCGTACAACTGCTGACCCCGGAAGGGAAGCGGGTCGAGCACCCGGACTACGCGATCGACCTCGCCCCCGAAGAGCTGCGCGGTCTCTACCGGGACATGGTGCTGACGCGGAAGTTCGACGCCGAGGCGACCACCCTCCAGCGCCAGGGCGAGCTGGGCCTGTGGGCCTCGCTGCTGGGCCAGGAAGCCGCCCAGATCGGCTCCGGCCGCGCGCTGCGCGACGACGACTATGTCTTCCCGACCTACCGTGAGCACGGTGTGGCCTGGTGTCGCGGCGTCGACCCGGCGAACCTGCTGGGCATGTTCCGCGGGGTCAACAACGGGGGCTGGGACCCCAACAGCAATAACTTCCACCTCTACACCATCGTCATCGGTTCGCAGACGCTGCACGCGACCGGATATGCGATGGGCGTGCAGAAAGACGGCACGGATTCCGCGGTCATCGCCTATTTCGGTGACGGAGCCTCCAGTCAGGGCGATGTCGCGGAAGCCTTCACCTTCTCCGCGGTCTACAACGCCCCGGTCGTGTTCTTCTGTCAGAACAATCAGTGGGCGATTTCCGAGCCCACCGAAAGGCAGACGCGGGTGCCGCTCTACCAGCGCGCCCGTGGCTTCGGCTTTCCCGGCGTACGGGTCGACGGCAATGACGTCCTGGCCTGTCTGGCGGTGACCAAGGCCGCGCTGGAGCGGGCGCGTACCGGCCAGGGGCCCATGCTCATCGAGGCGTTCACCTACCGCATGGGCGCGCACACCACCTCCGACGACCCGACGCGGTACCGGGCCGACGAGGAGAGGCTGGCCTGGGAGGCGAAGGACCCGATCCGGCGGCTGCGGACGTATCTGGAGGCCGAGGGCATCGTCGACGACGCCTACCTCGCCGCCATCGACGAGGAGAGCGAGGCCCTGGGCAAGCGGGTCCGTGACGCCGTCCGGGCGATGCCCGATCCGGATGTCATGGCGATCTTCGAGAATGTCTATGCCGACGGGCATGCGCTCGTCGATGAGGAGCGCGCGCAGTTCGCCGCGTACCAGGCGTCGTTCGCCGACGCGGATGCCGTCGCGGAGGGGAACTGA
- a CDS encoding response regulator translates to MPEDGKITVFLLDDHEVVRRGVHEMLSVEEDIEVVGEAGTAADALVRIPATRPDVAVLDVRLPDGSGVEVCREIRSQNEDIKCLMLTSFADDEALFDAIMAGAAGYVLKAIRGSELLSAVRDVAAGKSLLDPVATARVLERLRDGNTAKGDDRLANLTEQERKILDLIGEGLTNRAIGERLHLAEKTIKNYVSSLLSKLGMERRSQAAAYVARMQAEKR, encoded by the coding sequence GTGCCCGAAGATGGAAAAATCACGGTATTCCTGCTCGATGATCACGAAGTCGTCCGGCGCGGGGTCCACGAAATGCTGTCCGTCGAAGAGGACATCGAGGTGGTCGGCGAGGCCGGCACCGCCGCGGACGCCCTGGTCAGAATCCCCGCGACCCGCCCCGACGTCGCGGTACTCGACGTCCGGCTGCCGGACGGCAGCGGCGTCGAGGTCTGCCGCGAGATCCGCTCGCAGAACGAGGACATCAAGTGTCTGATGCTGACCTCGTTCGCGGACGACGAGGCGCTTTTCGACGCGATCATGGCAGGCGCGGCCGGCTATGTCCTCAAGGCCATCCGCGGCAGTGAACTGCTGTCCGCGGTACGCGATGTGGCGGCCGGAAAATCGCTGCTCGACCCGGTGGCCACCGCCCGGGTCCTGGAACGGCTGCGCGACGGCAATACCGCGAAGGGCGACGACCGGCTCGCGAACCTCACCGAACAGGAACGCAAGATCCTCGATCTGATCGGCGAAGGGCTGACCAACCGCGCCATCGGCGAGCGGCTCCATCTCGCCGAAAAGACGATCAAGAATTATGTCTCCAGCCTGCTCTCCAAGCTCGGCATGGAACGCCGCTCCCAAGCCGCGGCGTATGTAGCGCGCATGCAGGCGGAAAAGCGCTGA
- a CDS encoding protein kinase domain-containing protein has protein sequence MAPTQSPQGPSDPDATGANVPDSPEMWGNGGLVGDGRYRLTRRLGRGGMAEVFAAEDVRLGRTVAVKLLRADLAEDPVSKARFTREAQSVAGLNHHAVVAVYDSGEDLIGGNTVPYIVMELVEGHTIRDLLLNAEAPPPDQALIIVSGVLEALAYSHQHGIVHRDIKPANVIITHSGAVKVMDFGIARALHGAQSTMTQTGMVMGTPQYLSPEQALGKTVDTRSDLYATGCLLYELLALRPPFTGETPLSVVYQHVQDMPVPPSEVADAVPPELDGLVMRSLAKDPDDRFQTAEEMRGLVQYSLQMLQELGGHTGTWNTGPVAVHEGGNTPAMGTAATTALPHPEAGTTAASPILPNGMRADDGGFEGGPQPGKGGRGKLWLIAALAVIAIVVGVAFALQNTGGTDKKTETPASQSPSPSKEDKSSEPSTEPPTTPETQPGNVSGGPTYSEPQTQPPTTPETSEPPTSEPPTSEAPTTPDPSESSDGGTTDGGTTTGSTDGGTTTGTDAGTSAGQETGSTTAGQDSGSTTTGTG, from the coding sequence ATGGCACCGACGCAGAGCCCGCAGGGGCCGTCCGATCCTGATGCCACCGGCGCCAACGTCCCGGATTCACCGGAGATGTGGGGCAACGGCGGGCTGGTCGGTGACGGCCGCTACCGGCTGACGCGCCGACTCGGCCGGGGCGGCATGGCGGAGGTGTTCGCCGCCGAGGACGTACGGCTGGGCCGTACCGTCGCGGTGAAGCTGCTGCGCGCCGATCTCGCCGAGGACCCGGTGTCGAAGGCCCGCTTCACGCGTGAGGCACAGTCCGTGGCCGGGCTGAACCACCACGCGGTGGTGGCGGTCTACGACTCCGGTGAGGACCTCATCGGCGGCAACACCGTGCCGTACATCGTGATGGAGCTGGTCGAGGGCCACACCATCCGTGATCTGCTGCTCAACGCCGAGGCTCCGCCGCCGGACCAGGCGCTGATCATCGTCTCCGGTGTGCTGGAGGCGCTGGCGTACAGCCATCAGCACGGCATTGTGCACCGTGACATCAAGCCCGCGAACGTGATCATCACACACAGCGGCGCGGTCAAGGTCATGGACTTCGGCATCGCCCGCGCCCTGCACGGCGCGCAGTCCACGATGACCCAGACCGGCATGGTCATGGGCACCCCTCAGTACCTCTCCCCGGAGCAGGCGCTCGGCAAGACCGTCGACACCCGCTCCGACCTCTACGCCACCGGCTGTCTGCTCTATGAACTGCTGGCGCTGCGCCCGCCGTTCACCGGTGAGACCCCGCTGTCGGTCGTCTACCAGCATGTGCAGGACATGCCGGTGCCGCCGTCCGAGGTCGCCGATGCGGTGCCGCCGGAGCTGGACGGCCTGGTCATGCGGTCGCTCGCCAAGGACCCCGACGACCGCTTCCAGACCGCGGAGGAGATGCGCGGACTGGTCCAGTACTCGCTGCAGATGCTGCAGGAGCTCGGCGGGCACACGGGCACCTGGAACACCGGGCCGGTCGCCGTGCACGAGGGTGGCAACACCCCGGCCATGGGCACCGCCGCCACCACCGCGCTGCCGCATCCGGAGGCGGGGACGACCGCGGCGAGCCCGATCCTGCCGAACGGTATGCGGGCGGACGACGGCGGTTTCGAGGGCGGGCCGCAGCCCGGCAAGGGCGGTCGCGGCAAGCTCTGGCTGATCGCGGCGCTCGCCGTGATCGCCATCGTGGTGGGGGTGGCGTTCGCGCTGCAGAACACCGGCGGTACGGACAAGAAGACGGAGACCCCGGCCTCGCAGTCTCCGTCGCCGTCGAAGGAGGACAAGTCCAGCGAGCCGTCGACGGAGCCGCCGACGACGCCGGAGACCCAGCCCGGCAATGTGTCCGGTGGCCCCACGTACTCCGAGCCGCAGACTCAGCCGCCGACCACGCCGGAGACGTCGGAGCCACCCACGTCGGAGCCGCCGACGTCGGAGGCGCCCACGACGCCGGACCCCTCCGAGAGCAGCGACGGCGGGACCACCGACGGCGGCACCACGACCGGGAGCACGGACGGTGGCACCACGACCGGGACCGACGCCGGGACGAGCGCCGGCCAGGAAACCGGCTCGACGACCGCCGGCCAGGACTCCGGCTCGACGACCACCGGCACCGGCTGA
- a CDS encoding alpha-ketoacid dehydrogenase subunit beta, with amino-acid sequence MAVFEKITIAKAINESLRTSMEADPKVVVMGEDVGKLGGVFRVTDGLQKDFGEDRVIDTPLAESGIIGTAIGLALRGYRPVAEIQFDGFVFPAYDQIVTQLAKMHARALGKVKVPVVIRIPYAGGIGAVEHHSESPEALFAHVAGLKIVSPANASDAYWMLQQAIAGDDPVIFFEPKRRYHDKSRLDTEAIPDPLHKARVTQAGSDLTLAAYGPMVKVCTDVAKVAAEEGKSIEVLDLRSISPIDFDTIQSSVQKTGRLVVVHEAPVFFGSGAEIAARITERCFYHLEAPVLRVGGFHAPYPPSRLEDEYLPGLDRVLDAVDRALAY; translated from the coding sequence ATGGCCGTCTTCGAGAAGATCACCATCGCCAAGGCGATCAACGAATCGCTGCGGACCTCCATGGAGGCCGACCCCAAGGTCGTCGTCATGGGCGAGGACGTCGGCAAGCTCGGCGGCGTCTTCCGCGTCACCGACGGCCTGCAGAAGGACTTCGGCGAGGACCGGGTGATCGACACCCCGCTCGCCGAGTCCGGCATCATCGGCACCGCGATCGGCCTGGCCCTGCGCGGCTACCGCCCGGTCGCCGAGATCCAGTTCGACGGTTTCGTCTTCCCCGCCTACGACCAGATCGTCACCCAGCTCGCGAAGATGCACGCGCGGGCGCTGGGCAAGGTCAAGGTGCCGGTCGTCATCCGCATCCCGTACGCGGGCGGCATCGGTGCGGTCGAGCACCACTCCGAGTCCCCCGAGGCGCTGTTCGCGCATGTCGCGGGCCTCAAGATCGTCTCGCCCGCGAACGCGTCGGACGCCTACTGGATGCTCCAGCAGGCCATCGCGGGCGATGACCCGGTCATCTTCTTCGAGCCCAAGCGCCGCTACCACGACAAGTCGCGCCTGGACACCGAGGCGATCCCGGACCCGCTGCACAAGGCCCGGGTCACCCAGGCCGGTTCGGATCTCACGCTCGCTGCCTACGGGCCGATGGTGAAGGTCTGCACGGACGTCGCGAAGGTCGCGGCGGAGGAGGGCAAGTCGATCGAGGTGCTGGACCTGCGCTCGATCTCGCCCATCGACTTCGACACGATCCAGTCCTCGGTCCAGAAGACCGGCCGACTGGTCGTGGTCCACGAGGCCCCGGTCTTCTTCGGCAGCGGCGCGGAGATCGCCGCCCGCATCACCGAGCGCTGCTTCTACCACCTGGAGGCCCCGGTCCTGCGGGTCGGCGGCTTCCACGCCCCGTATCCGCCGTCCCGGCTGGAGGACGAGTACCTTCCGGGACTGGACCGGGTGCTCGACGCCGTCGACCGTGCGCTGGCGTACTGA
- a CDS encoding pyridoxamine 5'-phosphate oxidase family protein, with protein sequence MLSDDLRAIELLSRTPYGRVSASRRALPFTTVTRHLVVDGGLVLRLHRGYGYHRHLDGSVVAYEADNADTGASDAWTVQFTGTAHVVTPAPAERALFGRTPRLADGVPFDPVFLRLTPEFVTLHRLTDVPVFRYSESA encoded by the coding sequence ATGCTCTCGGACGACCTCCGCGCCATCGAGCTGCTCAGCCGCACCCCCTACGGGCGGGTCTCGGCCAGCCGCCGGGCACTGCCCTTCACCACCGTCACCCGGCATCTCGTCGTGGACGGCGGGCTGGTCCTGCGGCTGCACCGCGGCTACGGCTACCACCGGCATCTGGACGGCAGCGTCGTCGCCTACGAGGCGGACAACGCCGACACCGGTGCGAGCGACGCCTGGACCGTGCAGTTCACCGGTACCGCCCATGTGGTCACCCCCGCCCCCGCCGAGCGCGCACTCTTCGGCCGCACCCCCCGGCTGGCCGACGGAGTGCCCTTCGACCCGGTCTTCCTGCGCCTCACGCCCGAGTTCGTGACCCTGCACCGCCTTACTGACGTGCCCGTCTTCCGGTACTCGGAGTCCGCGTAA
- a CDS encoding dihydrolipoamide acetyltransferase family protein, with protein MTAGTAGAANTQRFREFKMPDVGEGLTEGEILKWYVQPGDTVTDGQVVCEVETAKAAVELPIPYDGVVHELRFGEGETVDVGTVIITVDTDPGAGPVQEQPPAPPTAETGPAASAEEDAEPQGRQAVLVGYGAAPSSTRRRARKPQPEVPTQPEPVRGGPQAELNGHTAGASAAPAPVATPSGGRPLAKPPVRKLAKDLGIDLATVAPTGPDGTITREDVHAAAAPAPAPSVAAPVAEAAAPAEGPTFDTAARERRVPVKGVRKATAQAMVSSAFTAPHVTEFITVDVTRTMKLVQQLKQDPDMAGLRVNPLLLVAKAFLVAIKRHPEVNAAWDEARQEIVHKDYVNLGIAAATPRGLIVPNIKDAGVKTLPQLAQELGELVSTAREGKTSPAAMSGGTVTITNVGVFGVDTGTPILNPGESAILAFGAVKLQPWVHKGKVKPRQVTTLALSFDHRLVDGELGSKVLADIAAVLERPKRLITWG; from the coding sequence ATGACTGCAGGAACCGCCGGCGCCGCGAACACACAGCGCTTCCGCGAGTTCAAGATGCCGGATGTGGGCGAGGGCCTCACCGAGGGCGAGATCCTCAAGTGGTACGTCCAGCCGGGCGACACCGTCACCGACGGCCAGGTCGTCTGTGAGGTCGAAACGGCCAAGGCCGCCGTCGAACTGCCCATTCCGTACGACGGGGTGGTGCATGAGCTGCGCTTCGGCGAGGGCGAGACCGTGGATGTCGGCACCGTGATCATCACGGTGGACACCGACCCCGGTGCCGGGCCCGTCCAGGAGCAGCCCCCGGCGCCGCCGACGGCCGAGACCGGGCCCGCCGCGTCGGCCGAGGAGGACGCGGAGCCGCAGGGCCGGCAGGCGGTGCTTGTCGGCTACGGCGCCGCCCCGTCCTCGACCAGGCGCCGTGCACGCAAGCCGCAGCCCGAGGTGCCGACGCAGCCGGAGCCGGTACGCGGCGGGCCGCAGGCGGAGCTGAACGGGCACACGGCGGGCGCGTCGGCCGCTCCGGCGCCGGTGGCCACCCCGTCCGGTGGGCGGCCGCTGGCCAAGCCGCCGGTGCGCAAGCTCGCCAAGGACCTCGGCATCGATCTGGCGACGGTCGCGCCGACCGGGCCGGACGGCACCATCACCCGCGAGGACGTGCACGCGGCCGCCGCACCGGCTCCGGCGCCGTCCGTTGCCGCGCCGGTCGCCGAGGCGGCCGCCCCGGCCGAGGGGCCCACCTTCGACACCGCCGCCCGCGAGCGCCGGGTACCGGTCAAGGGCGTACGGAAGGCCACCGCTCAGGCGATGGTCTCCAGCGCCTTCACCGCGCCGCATGTCACGGAGTTCATCACCGTCGATGTGACCCGCACGATGAAGCTCGTCCAGCAGCTGAAGCAGGACCCGGACATGGCCGGTCTGCGGGTGAACCCCCTCCTCCTGGTCGCCAAAGCCTTCCTGGTCGCCATCAAGCGCCACCCGGAGGTCAACGCGGCCTGGGACGAGGCGCGGCAGGAGATCGTCCACAAGGACTATGTGAACCTCGGGATCGCGGCGGCCACCCCGCGCGGGCTGATCGTCCCGAACATCAAGGACGCGGGTGTCAAGACCCTCCCGCAACTGGCTCAGGAGCTGGGCGAGTTGGTGTCCACCGCCCGCGAGGGCAAGACCTCTCCGGCGGCGATGTCCGGCGGTACGGTCACCATCACCAATGTCGGCGTCTTCGGCGTCGACACCGGCACCCCGATCCTCAACCCCGGGGAGTCGGCGATCCTCGCCTTCGGCGCGGTCAAGCTCCAGCCGTGGGTCCACAAGGGCAAGGTCAAGCCGCGCCAGGTCACCACGCTGGCGCTGTCCTTCGACCACCGCTTGGTCGACGGCGAACTGGGCTCCAAGGTCCTCGCGGATATCGCGGCGGTGCTGGAGCGCCCGAAGCGGCTGATCACCTGGGGCTGA